A genomic region of Brevibacillus sp. JNUCC-41 contains the following coding sequences:
- a CDS encoding branched-chain amino acid aminotransferase, whose amino-acid sequence MLKKQMESYISTSVIEKKVELFKEEKDYIEKHKLIADDIVIVEKENASRFTDAYMERSNKESEELISEENSAFLAQPIEYLKKNKDEFLYFESQWFELIGVEALSLEVDDVFGTYNAMFGLKFQKKMGEVLKTYLTKELQGGIGSFSLMFNQGDGLWDVNFALDNLKGFREDMSLQEAFNLIYHFLFILVQTIEEDM is encoded by the coding sequence ATGTTAAAAAAACAAATGGAATCATACATATCAACATCCGTAATCGAAAAAAAGGTTGAGTTGTTTAAAGAAGAAAAGGATTATATAGAAAAGCATAAATTAATTGCCGATGATATCGTTATAGTGGAAAAAGAAAATGCTTCTCGTTTTACAGATGCCTATATGGAGCGCAGTAATAAAGAGAGCGAAGAATTAATCTCTGAAGAGAACTCTGCATTTTTAGCACAACCTATCGAGTATTTGAAAAAAAACAAAGATGAATTCCTTTACTTTGAATCACAATGGTTCGAATTAATCGGCGTTGAGGCACTTTCGTTAGAAGTCGATGATGTTTTCGGTACATATAACGCGATGTTCGGATTGAAATTCCAGAAAAAAATGGGTGAAGTTTTAAAAACGTATTTAACTAAGGAACTTCAAGGAGGAATTGGCTCGTTCAGTTTAATGTTTAATCAGGGCGACGGGCTATGGGACGTGAATTTTGCCTTGGATAACTTAAAAGGGTTTAGAGAAGACATGTCATTACAAGAAGCTTTTAATTTAATCTATCATTTTCTTTTTATCCTTGTTCAAACAATCGAGGAGGATATGTAA
- a CDS encoding NAD(P)/FAD-dependent oxidoreductase: MQKIIVVGAGILGASTAYQLAKNGAEVIIIDRQDIGQATSAAAGIVCPWISQRRNQAWYLLAKNGAAFYPGLIEELERDGETETGYAQVGAISLHTDEAKLNAMKNRAAKRKEDAPEIGAITLLSAEETRALFPPLSSEYAAVHVSGAARVDGRALRDSLLRASQKNGAKLLYGEAILSYNGSQVTGVTFGDEFIPADKVIVCAGAWAPELLKPLGVNFQVTFQKAQIIHLESPNENTNNWPVVMPPSDQYLLAFDNNKIVAGATHENTEVFDNRMTAGGLQEVFNKALQTAPGLTESTFVEARVGFRPFTPGFLPVMGPLPDWEGIIVANGLGASGLTMGPYLGFLLANLALDRKIEIDLENYDVRGALFT, encoded by the coding sequence ATGCAAAAAATCATTGTAGTTGGTGCAGGAATTTTGGGAGCTTCAACTGCCTATCAGTTGGCTAAAAATGGGGCTGAAGTGATCATTATTGACCGTCAAGATATCGGCCAGGCAACATCTGCAGCTGCAGGAATCGTTTGCCCGTGGATATCGCAAAGGCGCAACCAAGCTTGGTATCTCCTTGCCAAAAATGGGGCGGCTTTTTATCCCGGTTTAATTGAAGAACTTGAACGGGACGGGGAAACAGAGACAGGTTATGCCCAAGTCGGGGCCATTAGTCTACATACAGATGAAGCTAAATTGAATGCCATGAAAAACCGGGCGGCAAAAAGGAAAGAAGATGCACCGGAAATTGGGGCAATCACTTTACTTTCCGCAGAGGAGACTCGTGCCTTATTCCCGCCTCTTTCCAGTGAATATGCAGCCGTTCACGTGAGTGGTGCCGCGCGGGTCGATGGACGCGCACTTCGTGATTCCTTATTGCGGGCATCACAAAAAAACGGTGCAAAACTTTTGTATGGTGAGGCTATACTTTCATATAACGGTTCACAAGTGACAGGTGTAACATTTGGAGATGAATTCATACCTGCTGATAAAGTGATCGTTTGTGCTGGCGCTTGGGCACCGGAATTACTGAAGCCACTGGGCGTTAATTTTCAAGTCACCTTCCAAAAGGCTCAAATCATTCATCTGGAATCGCCAAATGAAAATACGAATAACTGGCCAGTAGTCATGCCTCCGAGTGATCAATATCTTTTGGCTTTCGATAATAATAAAATCGTTGCAGGGGCGACACATGAAAATACGGAGGTATTCGATAACCGAATGACCGCAGGAGGGCTGCAGGAAGTTTTCAACAAAGCCTTGCAAACCGCCCCCGGTTTGACGGAAAGTACGTTTGTTGAAGCAAGGGTCGGTTTTCGCCCATTCACGCCGGGATTCCTTCCGGTTATGGGCCCTTTACCGGACTGGGAAGGCATAATCGTAGCCAATGGTCTTGGGGCTTCCGGTTTAACAATGGGCCCATATTTAGGCTTCCTATTGGCAAACCTCGCACTTGATAGAAAAATCGAAATCGATTTGGAAAATTATGATGTAAGAGGTGCGCTTTTTACATAA
- the glaH gene encoding glutarate dioxygenase GlaH, whose translation MSIAEKKRAKFERKTEKYEVKVHPQSSRLYHIEISKEAIAAFLETVSKDKQSVQHLEYTPYARLIVASYLLDQVGEDFGELLRNIVHDRESGGFTLGLEGVTENTDEYVIFATAISYLLGTPNHDAMSGKYYARFSVQDTDSSDSYLRQAYRLFTLHTDGTFVDEPTDWLIMMKMIEQNARGGESRLLHLDDWKELDMYVNHPLSSHKFTYKAPKSKNIDQEIERLTFFNHNNKPGICYIDQFVYPESIEQAKYLRDLSNSLESDESVLELELPVGDLVVVNNIFWLHGRAAFEKDPNLNRELLRQRGRFNQ comes from the coding sequence ATGAGCATTGCAGAAAAAAAGAGAGCAAAGTTCGAAAGGAAAACAGAAAAATACGAAGTGAAAGTTCACCCTCAATCCAGCCGTTTATATCATATTGAAATTTCAAAAGAGGCAATTGCCGCTTTTTTAGAAACCGTATCGAAGGATAAACAGTCTGTTCAACATCTGGAATATACACCATATGCACGACTCATCGTTGCTTCCTATTTATTGGATCAAGTGGGTGAAGACTTTGGTGAATTGCTTCGGAACATCGTTCATGATCGGGAATCCGGAGGCTTCACACTAGGCTTGGAGGGTGTTACGGAAAATACGGATGAATACGTCATTTTTGCAACGGCCATTTCATACTTGCTGGGAACGCCAAACCATGATGCCATGTCAGGAAAATATTATGCCCGCTTTAGTGTTCAAGACACAGATAGCAGTGATTCGTATTTGCGTCAGGCTTATCGTTTATTTACCCTTCATACGGACGGCACTTTTGTAGATGAACCGACGGATTGGTTAATAATGATGAAGATGATCGAACAAAATGCACGCGGTGGAGAATCACGTTTATTGCACTTAGACGATTGGAAAGAGCTTGATATGTATGTGAATCATCCATTATCCAGCCACAAATTCACGTATAAAGCTCCAAAAAGCAAAAACATTGATCAGGAGATTGAAAGATTGACTTTCTTCAATCATAATAACAAACCTGGTATATGTTATATCGATCAATTCGTTTATCCTGAATCAATCGAACAAGCCAAATACTTACGAGATTTATCCAATTCATTAGAAAGCGATGAAAGTGTGCTTGAGCTGGAACTGCCTGTTGGAGATTTAGTTGTCGTAAATAACATATTCTGGCTTCACGGACGCGCTGCATTTGAAAAGGATCCGAACCTGAACCGTGAATTACTTCGCCAGCGCGGAAGATTCAATCAATAG
- a CDS encoding DUF3870 domain-containing protein, translating into MFNGKTIFIAGHARLPQGMAAKSVFETLTITAEVDAKYGVVLEASCTLATEHGREFIGRLLKGISLNDGVDDAIESIQSYYRGKAANALIAALKDLDLHFQQIKAGDKSKLQS; encoded by the coding sequence ATGTTCAATGGTAAAACAATTTTCATTGCAGGTCATGCTCGTTTACCTCAAGGGATGGCAGCGAAAAGTGTCTTTGAAACACTGACCATTACTGCAGAAGTCGATGCTAAATATGGGGTCGTCCTGGAAGCTTCCTGTACACTGGCAACAGAGCATGGCAGGGAATTTATTGGGCGTTTATTAAAAGGGATCAGTTTAAATGATGGTGTTGATGACGCGATAGAATCCATCCAATCTTATTATCGGGGAAAAGCCGCTAACGCACTGATTGCTGCCTTGAAAGACCTCGATCTCCATTTTCAGCAAATTAAAGCAGGAGATAAATCGAAACTACAAAGTTAG
- the lhgO gene encoding L-2-hydroxyglutarate oxidase — MYDFAIVGGGIVGLSTGMALYQRFPNAKVVVIEKEAVVADHQTGHNSGVIHSGIYYKPGSFKARFARQGSKSMTEFCRTHGIEHDICGKVIVATKPEELPLLDDLYSRGLQNELAIQRIGVDELKEIEPHVNGLGAIRVPQAGIVNYRQVSEKMADIIRGNGGEIKLKTKVEKINEDFDDVIIDTNNGTIKAKMVINCAGLHSDRIAAAAGYKTDMKIVPFRGEYFKLKPEKRFLVNHLIYPVPNPKFPFLGVHFTRMISGEVDAGPNAVLSFKREGYKKTDFNAKDLTEVLSYKGFWKLASKFMKEGMEEYVRSFSKKQFTKSLQELIPEIQEDDLIPAPAGVRAQALQDDGNMVDDFHIIIGKRTIHVCNAPSPAATASIEIGKEVVNRIPEQTHLLEAVLTK, encoded by the coding sequence GTGTATGATTTCGCAATTGTTGGCGGAGGAATTGTAGGATTATCGACAGGAATGGCACTTTACCAGCGTTTTCCTAATGCTAAAGTGGTAGTCATTGAAAAAGAGGCTGTTGTTGCAGATCATCAAACGGGACATAACAGCGGCGTCATTCATTCAGGAATTTATTATAAACCGGGCAGTTTCAAGGCACGGTTTGCCCGTCAAGGAAGCAAATCAATGACGGAATTCTGCCGGACGCATGGAATTGAACATGATATTTGCGGAAAGGTAATTGTTGCAACAAAGCCAGAAGAGTTGCCCCTTTTAGATGATTTGTATTCCCGCGGTTTGCAAAATGAACTGGCAATACAAAGAATCGGTGTGGATGAGTTAAAGGAAATCGAACCACATGTCAATGGGCTTGGTGCGATTCGCGTCCCGCAAGCCGGCATCGTCAATTATCGTCAGGTAAGTGAAAAGATGGCGGATATTATCCGGGGCAACGGCGGTGAAATTAAGCTGAAAACAAAGGTCGAGAAAATTAACGAGGATTTTGATGATGTCATCATCGATACGAACAACGGTACAATTAAAGCAAAAATGGTCATTAATTGCGCAGGGTTGCACAGTGATCGCATCGCAGCAGCAGCTGGGTATAAAACTGATATGAAAATTGTCCCGTTTCGCGGTGAGTATTTTAAACTGAAGCCTGAAAAACGCTTCCTTGTCAATCATTTGATTTATCCGGTACCTAACCCAAAGTTTCCATTTTTGGGGGTTCATTTTACTCGGATGATTAGCGGTGAAGTAGATGCCGGTCCAAACGCTGTACTAAGTTTCAAACGGGAAGGTTATAAGAAAACGGACTTCAATGCGAAAGATTTAACTGAAGTTTTAAGCTATAAAGGTTTTTGGAAGCTGGCCAGTAAATTCATGAAGGAAGGTATGGAGGAATATGTCCGCTCTTTTAGTAAAAAGCAATTTACGAAAAGCCTGCAGGAGTTGATTCCTGAAATTCAAGAAGATGATTTAATCCCTGCACCTGCTGGAGTACGGGCCCAGGCGTTACAGGATGATGGTAATATGGTGGATGATTTTCATATTATAATAGGGAAACGGACCATCCATGTATGTAATGCACCGTCACCTGCAGCAACAGCCTCGATTGAAATCGGAAAAGAGGTTGTTAACCGCATTCCGGAACAAACACACTTATTGGAAGCTGTATTAACAAAATAA
- a CDS encoding GntR family transcriptional regulator → MDNANSGRDKSTIVKNVTKSLRKAILNGTLKKGERLIQEEWADRLEVSRMPIREALTQLQLEGLVEMVPHKGAIVTPITRDDIEEIYHTRSLLEGLAVEKSLPYLTKEDKEKLKGILIEMEGIQLSDETNEHYILLNAAFHETLRKGCPWPRVQKMVETLGISPIAPNLLIDYYPETQREHRMIYEAALRGDPAELRAAVEFHILRTKNNLITYMELLNTKNHQ, encoded by the coding sequence TTGGATAATGCTAATTCTGGAAGAGATAAATCAACAATCGTTAAAAATGTAACAAAAAGTCTTAGGAAAGCGATTTTGAATGGGACTTTGAAAAAGGGAGAGCGACTCATCCAAGAGGAGTGGGCAGATCGCCTGGAAGTTAGCAGGATGCCCATCCGTGAGGCCCTAACACAGCTTCAACTGGAAGGGTTGGTGGAAATGGTTCCCCATAAAGGAGCAATCGTCACACCGATTACCCGGGATGATATTGAAGAAATTTATCATACTAGGTCTCTGCTTGAAGGCCTTGCAGTAGAAAAATCACTTCCTTACTTAACAAAGGAGGACAAAGAAAAACTAAAGGGAATTTTGATTGAAATGGAAGGAATTCAATTATCTGATGAAACCAATGAGCATTATATCCTTTTGAATGCGGCTTTTCATGAAACCCTCCGAAAAGGATGCCCATGGCCAAGGGTTCAAAAAATGGTAGAAACGCTGGGGATCTCCCCCATTGCGCCGAATTTGCTGATTGATTATTACCCAGAAACGCAACGGGAACACCGGATGATATATGAAGCGGCACTAAGAGGGGATCCTGCAGAACTAAGGGCAGCAGTAGAATTTCACATCTTACGGACTAAGAACAATTTAATTACGTATATGGAGTTGCTGAATACTAAAAATCATCAATAA
- a CDS encoding diphthine--ammonia ligase: MSELKDWKNSAHGHKFIASFSGGKDSVLALYKAIKIGEPVGLIVMLEEEGKRSRSHGMPQELIHAQAESIGLPLYSAAASWTDYEKVFMRLLENAKNQGAEVLVTGDLDMPAHGCWHDKVTKNAGLKLGMPLWEMNHREAVDEFMNLGFVTIIVTVNLSLGMREDDLGRTLTHEYVKELEARGIDPCGEGGEFHTTVIDGPIFKQPIPVRKCEIIKDGEYAFLPLELDHLTNNSTF; encoded by the coding sequence ATGTCGGAATTAAAAGATTGGAAAAATAGTGCTCACGGGCATAAGTTCATAGCTTCTTTTAGCGGTGGAAAGGATAGTGTCTTAGCTCTATATAAAGCAATAAAGATTGGTGAGCCTGTAGGACTGATCGTCATGCTGGAGGAAGAAGGAAAACGTTCCAGATCCCATGGAATGCCTCAGGAACTCATACATGCCCAAGCTGAATCAATAGGATTGCCCTTATATTCAGCAGCTGCCAGTTGGACTGATTACGAAAAAGTATTTATGCGCCTTTTAGAAAATGCTAAAAATCAAGGAGCAGAAGTGTTAGTAACTGGAGACTTGGATATGCCCGCTCATGGCTGTTGGCATGATAAGGTTACGAAGAATGCCGGGTTGAAGCTTGGAATGCCTTTATGGGAAATGAACCATCGTGAAGCTGTCGATGAATTCATGAATCTAGGATTCGTAACGATCATTGTAACCGTCAATTTATCATTGGGAATGCGAGAAGATGATTTAGGGCGAACTTTAACCCATGAATACGTGAAGGAACTTGAAGCTCGAGGCATTGACCCCTGTGGAGAAGGTGGAGAGTTTCATACAACGGTAATAGATGGGCCTATTTTTAAACAACCGATTCCCGTTCGTAAATGTGAGATTATTAAGGACGGGGAGTATGCTTTTTTACCTTTGGAGCTAGATCATTTAACGAATAACAGTACCTTTTAA
- a CDS encoding tyrosine-type recombinase/integrase, producing MQATSQRIKNVQPIRRLDHIEKMKKSLLKYCSYRDYMMFTIGINIGLRIGDLLQLRVKDILEGTHIVIVEQKTDKIKRFLVNPQLRKEVRKYVRKSNLKNEQYLFPSRKGNGPITRVQAYRVLNKAAEMADIPDVGTHTLRKTFGYLHYQKFKDIALLQQILNHSNPKDTMIYIGLTQDLMDETLMDFYY from the coding sequence ATGCAAGCAACCTCTCAAAGAATAAAGAATGTCCAGCCGATACGCCGGTTGGATCACATAGAAAAGATGAAAAAGTCATTATTAAAATATTGCAGCTACAGGGATTATATGATGTTTACAATCGGGATAAACATTGGTTTACGTATAGGGGATCTTTTACAATTGCGGGTTAAAGATATTCTCGAGGGTACGCATATAGTCATTGTTGAGCAAAAAACTGATAAAATTAAGAGATTCTTGGTCAATCCTCAACTACGGAAGGAAGTAAGGAAATATGTCCGGAAATCGAACCTGAAGAATGAACAGTATTTATTTCCGAGTCGAAAAGGAAATGGACCGATCACTAGGGTACAGGCTTATCGGGTGCTGAACAAAGCAGCTGAAATGGCAGACATTCCGGATGTCGGTACACATACCCTTCGGAAAACTTTCGGCTATTTGCATTATCAAAAATTCAAGGATATTGCTTTACTGCAGCAAATCCTTAATCATTCCAATCCAAAAGATACGATGATTTACATAGGACTCACACAAGATTTAATGGACGAAACATTGATGGATTTCTATTATTAA
- the uvsE gene encoding UV DNA damage repair endonuclease UvsE — MTLIRLGYVAMSNHVPNCSPSQTMTFAQFSKIKDRDAAIRKLERISISNLHNCWRLLIHNEANDIQFFRLSSKLIPLANHPEIPEWDYIDPISEELAKLKTFITNHPKIRIDFHPDHFVILNSTNIDILKTSLKTLRMHHTLLKKMGVDPEHRCVLHVGGGYGEHVQALEQFIHNWGLIPESIQRMVILENDDTTFTLSETLYLCEKLGIPMVFDYHHYLAHQLPSEDWREHWNRILNTWSISKLPPKMHISSPRSDKEFRAHADFVDIGMFMEFLHQIKGSLPQLDCMIEAKQKDGALFQLMDELKSYKEIEIIDNASFYIH, encoded by the coding sequence TTGACATTAATCCGCCTTGGTTATGTAGCCATGAGTAATCATGTTCCAAACTGTTCACCATCCCAAACGATGACTTTTGCTCAGTTTTCGAAAATTAAGGACAGAGATGCCGCGATAAGGAAGCTCGAACGTATTTCAATTTCCAATCTTCATAATTGCTGGCGTTTGCTGATTCATAACGAAGCTAATGATATTCAGTTCTTTAGGCTTTCTTCAAAACTAATCCCTTTAGCCAATCATCCAGAAATTCCAGAATGGGATTACATCGATCCGATTTCAGAAGAACTGGCTAAATTAAAAACATTCATTACAAACCACCCAAAAATAAGGATAGATTTTCACCCAGATCATTTCGTTATCTTGAATAGTACAAATATCGATATTCTGAAGACATCTTTAAAAACATTAAGGATGCATCATACGTTATTAAAAAAAATGGGAGTCGATCCCGAGCACCGCTGTGTTCTCCATGTTGGGGGCGGTTATGGGGAGCATGTTCAGGCATTAGAGCAATTCATCCATAATTGGGGTTTGATTCCTGAATCGATTCAAAGAATGGTCATTCTTGAAAATGATGATACTACCTTTACTTTGTCGGAAACCCTTTATTTATGTGAGAAATTAGGGATTCCGATGGTTTTTGATTACCACCATTACCTCGCACATCAGTTACCAAGTGAAGATTGGAGAGAGCATTGGAACCGTATATTAAATACCTGGAGTATTTCGAAGCTACCTCCTAAAATGCATATTTCAAGTCCAAGGTCCGATAAGGAATTTCGTGCACACGCTGACTTTGTGGATATAGGAATGTTCATGGAATTTTTGCACCAAATAAAGGGAAGCTTACCACAGTTGGATTGCATGATTGAAGCAAAACAAAAGGATGGAGCACTTTTCCAATTGATGGATGAGCTAAAAAGTTACAAAGAAATAGAAATCATAGATAATGCCAGTTTTTATATTCATTAA
- a CDS encoding PCYCGC motif-containing (lipo)protein, which produces MKLKLMTITLGICSSLILSGCSSEEESVVQKENSHEGHSEHSVSGDLQEETSSNEIAPDFLADKPEDMKTIYLAVAQNKNLLEKIPCYCGCGESANHKNNYDCFIHENKKNGEVVWDDHGTKCGVCLEIAAQSILDLNDGMSIKEIRNKIDEKYKSGYAKPTPTPEV; this is translated from the coding sequence ATGAAGCTAAAATTAATGACCATCACTTTAGGGATCTGTTCTTCATTAATACTTTCAGGTTGTTCAAGTGAAGAGGAAAGTGTTGTTCAAAAAGAAAACAGTCATGAAGGACATTCAGAGCATTCGGTATCCGGTGACCTTCAGGAGGAGACCAGCAGCAATGAGATAGCACCGGATTTCTTAGCTGATAAACCTGAGGATATGAAGACAATCTATTTAGCTGTTGCGCAAAACAAAAATTTACTTGAAAAAATACCTTGTTACTGCGGTTGTGGAGAGTCAGCTAACCATAAAAATAATTACGATTGTTTTATCCATGAAAATAAAAAAAATGGTGAAGTCGTTTGGGATGACCACGGGACGAAATGCGGAGTTTGCTTAGAAATAGCTGCACAATCCATATTGGACTTGAATGACGGTATGAGCATTAAAGAGATCCGGAATAAAATCGATGAGAAATATAAAAGTGGATATGCTAAACCAACCCCGACCCCTGAAGTGTAA
- the fdhF gene encoding formate dehydrogenase subunit alpha yields MPEKVQIKINGVEASLEGNQTILQMLTDSSIEVPNVCYHPSLGPIETCDTCLVSVNGELVRSCSTKIKAGDVIDTVSPDVKEAQVMAMDKILYNHELYCTVCDYNNGTCEIHNTVKEMRVNHQSVPFDQKPYEVDRSNPFYRYDPDQCILCGRCVEACQDVQVTETLTIDWEAKRPRVIWDNNVPINESSCVSCGHCSTVCPCNAMMEKGMEGEAGFLTGIAKQTLRPMIEITKNVETGYGSILAISDMESAMRDARIKKTKTVCTYCGVGCSFDVWTKDRKILKIEPQVEAPANGISTCVKGKFGWDFVNSEERLTKPLIREGDAFKEVEWDEALELISRKFTEIKEYHGPDSMAFITSSKCTNEESYLMQKLARGIIGTNNVDNCSRYCQTPATLGLFRTVGYGGDTGGIKDIEKSELVLIIGSNTAESHPVLATRIKRSHKLGKQKLIVADIRKHEMAERSDLFIQPAPGSDIIWLSAVTKYIVDKGWTDKNFIKNRVNGMEEYIKSLEPYTMEYAEKVTGVAKEDLITLAEAIHEAGSVASLWAMGVTQHGGGSDTSTAISNLLLITGNYGKPGTGTYPLRGHNNVQGASDFGSMPDRLPGYEKVTDKNVRAKYENIWGAKIPENPGLNNHEMVEGIHAGTIKAMYLKGEDMGLVDSNINHVHEAFEKLDFFVVQDIFLSRTAEFADVVLPASPSFEKEGTFTNTERRIQRLYQVFEPLGDSKPDWQIIMNVANSLGAGWNYEHPSEIMDEAAKLSPLYAGVSYERLEGYKSLQWPVAPDGKDTPLLFTEAFPFPDGKARLFPVEWTRPIDFGDEFDIHVNNGRLLEHFHEGNMTYKSKGITYKTPKVFLEVSRELAKDRGLEDGTLVRLTSPYGNAKVQCLVTDRVKDKEVYLPMNDSGDGAINQLTSSHSDKDTDTPAYKEVQAKMEVLRVKGDNPLPSFNHRNGNPQPQIGVQVQKKWAREDYIFPGDLLKIKKEERNRG; encoded by the coding sequence TTGCCAGAGAAAGTACAGATAAAAATCAATGGTGTCGAGGCCAGCCTGGAAGGTAATCAAACAATTTTACAAATGCTGACGGATAGCTCGATTGAAGTCCCGAATGTTTGTTACCATCCTAGCCTGGGTCCTATCGAAACATGTGATACATGTTTAGTGAGCGTTAATGGAGAACTTGTAAGGTCTTGTTCCACCAAGATCAAGGCTGGGGATGTAATCGATACAGTTTCACCAGATGTAAAAGAAGCACAGGTCATGGCGATGGACAAGATATTGTATAACCATGAGCTTTATTGTACGGTTTGCGATTATAATAATGGCACTTGTGAAATCCACAATACGGTTAAGGAAATGAGGGTAAATCATCAAAGTGTTCCTTTTGATCAGAAACCATATGAAGTGGATCGGTCAAATCCATTTTATCGATATGATCCGGATCAATGCATCCTTTGCGGCCGTTGTGTTGAAGCATGTCAAGATGTACAGGTCACTGAAACATTGACCATTGATTGGGAAGCTAAACGTCCACGAGTCATTTGGGACAATAATGTTCCAATCAACGAATCATCATGTGTGTCATGTGGACACTGTTCCACAGTTTGTCCGTGTAATGCAATGATGGAAAAAGGAATGGAAGGGGAAGCTGGATTTTTAACCGGCATCGCTAAACAAACTCTTCGACCTATGATAGAAATCACGAAAAATGTGGAAACGGGATATGGTTCGATTCTAGCGATTTCAGATATGGAATCAGCCATGAGGGATGCAAGGATCAAGAAGACAAAAACGGTTTGTACATACTGCGGGGTAGGATGCAGCTTTGACGTTTGGACCAAAGATCGTAAAATCCTAAAAATCGAACCGCAAGTGGAGGCACCTGCAAATGGAATTTCGACTTGTGTAAAAGGGAAATTCGGATGGGATTTCGTGAATAGTGAAGAAAGACTCACAAAACCTTTAATTAGAGAAGGAGATGCGTTCAAGGAAGTTGAATGGGATGAAGCCCTTGAATTGATTTCCCGTAAATTCACCGAAATCAAAGAGTATCACGGACCGGATTCAATGGCTTTCATAACGTCTTCCAAATGCACCAATGAAGAGTCCTATTTAATGCAAAAGCTGGCAAGGGGAATCATTGGCACCAATAATGTCGATAACTGTTCCCGGTATTGTCAAACGCCGGCTACTTTGGGATTATTCAGAACGGTTGGATATGGCGGGGATACAGGAGGGATAAAAGATATCGAAAAGTCCGAACTTGTATTAATCATAGGCTCCAATACAGCCGAATCCCACCCCGTTTTGGCTACCAGAATCAAACGTTCCCATAAACTAGGTAAACAGAAGCTGATTGTGGCGGACATCAGAAAGCATGAAATGGCTGAACGTTCCGATCTCTTCATCCAGCCTGCTCCGGGGTCGGATATCATTTGGCTGTCCGCCGTGACTAAATATATCGTCGACAAAGGTTGGACTGATAAAAACTTCATCAAAAATCGCGTAAATGGGATGGAGGAATACATCAAGTCTTTAGAACCTTACACAATGGAATATGCGGAAAAAGTAACAGGTGTAGCTAAAGAAGATTTAATTACGCTTGCAGAAGCCATTCATGAAGCGGGAAGTGTTGCATCGCTTTGGGCCATGGGCGTTACCCAGCATGGCGGAGGAAGCGATACGAGTACTGCAATTTCCAATTTATTGCTCATAACAGGCAACTACGGTAAACCTGGAACAGGTACTTATCCTTTACGCGGACATAATAATGTCCAAGGAGCCAGCGACTTTGGCAGTATGCCGGATCGCTTGCCAGGTTACGAAAAAGTAACGGACAAAAACGTTCGCGCGAAATATGAAAACATCTGGGGTGCAAAAATACCAGAAAACCCAGGCCTTAATAATCATGAAATGGTCGAAGGGATTCATGCAGGTACCATCAAAGCAATGTACTTAAAAGGAGAAGATATGGGTCTGGTCGATTCCAATATCAATCATGTTCATGAAGCATTTGAAAAACTGGACTTCTTTGTGGTACAAGATATCTTCTTATCAAGAACGGCAGAATTCGCGGATGTCGTCCTCCCAGCAAGCCCAAGCTTTGAAAAAGAAGGTACCTTCACGAATACCGAACGCCGTATTCAACGTCTATATCAAGTCTTTGAACCGTTGGGTGACTCAAAGCCCGATTGGCAAATCATTATGAATGTAGCTAATTCGTTAGGAGCAGGTTGGAATTATGAGCACCCAAGTGAAATCATGGACGAAGCAGCTAAACTATCTCCATTATATGCTGGAGTAAGTTATGAACGCTTGGAAGGATATAAAAGTCTTCAATGGCCAGTGGCACCAGATGGTAAAGATACGCCGCTTTTATTCACGGAAGCTTTTCCTTTCCCTGATGGAAAAGCAAGGTTATTTCCAGTCGAATGGACCAGACCGATTGACTTTGGGGATGAGTTTGATATCCATGTGAATAATGGCCGATTGTTGGAACATTTCCACGAAGGAAACATGACTTATAAATCAAAAGGCATCACTTACAAAACGCCAAAAGTATTCCTTGAAGTATCCAGGGAATTGGCAAAAGATAGAGGGCTTGAGGATGGCACTCTCGTTCGGCTTACTTCACCTTATGGAAATGCGAAAGTGCAATGCCTGGTTACAGATCGTGTTAAAGATAAAGAGGTTTATCTGCCAATGAACGATTCAGGTGACGGGGCAATCAACCAATTGACAAGCAGCCATTCAGATAAAGATACTGATACCCCTGCCTATAAGGAAGTTCAGGCAAAAATGGAAGTGCTCAGGGTCAAAGGAGATAATCCATTGCCGAGCTTCAACCATCGTAATGGTAATCCACAACCACAGATAGGTGTACAAGTACAAAAAAAATGGGCCCGCGAAGATTATATATTCCCCGGTGACCTCTTGAAAATCAAAAAGGAGGAGAGGAACCGTGGCTAA